ATCTCCTCAGCTACAGGTTAATACAGCAATAATTTCCCCAATAGGATCTTTACTCCTAGAATGCACTACGGTATAAAGGATGTTTCAAACGAATAcataaaaaattattttcatGCAGTCAATTTTTATCCAACATCAAGCAGTTCATGTTTACACAAGCTCGTGGAGTTCTCCTCATGATCGGACAGTCTCTTTGCTTCCCTTCACCAGCAAAACTCTGATCAatattccataattcttgtcgaaatcttacatgtatataggcactttttagaaatagatacatccatttttagacaaatttgagacaagaattcatttttagataaatttgagacaagaattatgaaacggaggtgAACTAATTTGTTGGCAAGTGCCAGACTCTGCTGCTGAGTTTGGGCATGAATTGGAACTTATCTTGTTATCTCACTGTTGCCACTGACAAGCATTGACGAGATTGATACGTACAAGTATTTAAGACTACAATGACATCTAGCGTAACCAACTGAATTATTCGAGGAGCTTATAGAGCTGGTTGGTAGTGTGTATACTGTGTACTCGTAGAGACAGTGACACTATGTCTACTTGCGCCACAGTTTTCTTTTGCATGTTGTGTGCTTGGAACTCCAAAGCTAGAGAAGAAATTGTTTATATAACCAATCTTCACCGTACGAGAAGAACTTGTGGCGCTGATGTGAAAATTGATCACGATTTAATGCTTTGATTCTGAGATGCTATTGCTATGGTGTGTTCTTCAATTCTTGATGGCTTTCTGTAGGTCGGGAGGAAACTGGAGCACCACGTATGCTCCATCTCCCTTCTACATGACCTCCAAGATGAGGTCCTTGTACCTGGAGGGATATGATTACTCCATATTTGACCTCACGAAACCTGATAGAGTGCAGATTCAGGTAGCTATTCCATCCTTCAGCCTACATGCGTCTCTAATCAGCTTGGGCAGAGTTCTAATAATTTCATTACAAGCTTATTTTcaaattataagatgttcACACGTTTCGAGGTTTACTTTTGACGAGAAATTCGACCAATAAAACATGAGTTATAtgtcacaaaaattataccgaCGAATTCATATTCAAAAGTGATTTTCAACTATATACTCGCTCTGTCCAGAAATAactgacttggatttgtattgCTTTTCATGGGTAACTGATATATTAATTTTTTAACTGATGATAAAGTCGAATCTAGAAATTCGAGAGCACTTTATAATTTGAAAAGAGGGAGATAACTCCATTTCTCCAAGGATGAAGGGTACAGTTGAGCTTATTCGGCAGTGCCATGCTTTACTTTTCAGGTTTACGGGAATTCGGTTCGGGGACGAATACTGCAGGGCCACTCGCCGACCGAGCTGATCACGAGCTACACGGGATCGACCGGACGGCCGCCCGTTCTTCCCCGATGGATCACCTCCGGCGCGGTGGTTGGCATGCAGGGCGGCACGGACGCCGTCCGCCGCGTGTGGAGCCAGCTGCGAGACCACGACGTCCCGGTCTCCGCGTTCTGGCTGCAGGTCTGTCTGAAGAAACCAGAACCAGCTTTCCAGAAAACACTGCATTCTGAACCAATTCTGAACATTCGTTTGGGTTttattgctgctgctgcaggatTGGGTTGGGCAGAGGAAGACGGCGATCGGGTCGCAGCTCTGGTGGAACTGGGAGGTCGACGACGATCACTACGCCGGCTGGAACGATCTCGTGCGCGAtctccggcgcggcggcgtgaGGACGATGACCTACTGCAACCCCTGCCTCGTCCCGGTACGCCCCATCGGTCGCCGTTCAGAATCCAGATGCAGATGAGCATCGCCGCTCTAATTCTGACGGGAAGCGTTTTTTGTTTGTCGCAGATGGGTGGGAAGGCGAACGCAAGGAGGCACCTGTTCGAGGAGGCCAAGGAGCTGGGGATCCTGGTGCGGGACGAGTCCGGCGGGCCGTACATGATGCCCAACACGGCGTTCGACGTGGCCATGCTGGACTTCACGAACCCGTCGGCGTGCGCCTGGTTCAAGGGCATCCTCCGCGGCATGGCGGAAAGCGGCGTGAGCGGCTGGATGGCCGACTTCGGCGAGGGCCTGCCTCTGGACGCGCGGCTCCACTCCGGGGAGGACCCCGTCGCCGCCCACAACCGGTACCCGGAGCTCTGGGCCCGCGTCAACCGCGAATTCGCCGACGAGTGGAAGAAGAATTCATCCGGCGATCATGGCacggcgtcggaggaggaagaagaagaagaagaagggctgGTGTTCTTCGTGCGGGCGGGGTTCAGGGAGAGCTCGCGGTGGGCGATGCTGTTCTGGGAAGGGGACCAGATGGTGAGCTGGCAGGCCAACGACGGCATCAAGAGCAGCGTCGTGGGCCTGCTCAGCGGCGGCCTCTCGGGGATCCCGCTCAACCACAGCGACGCCGGGGGCTACTGCACCGTCGACCTGCCCCCTTTCCTGCGCTACCGCCGGGGCGAGGAGCTCCTGATGCGGTGGATGGAGCTCAACGCCTTCACCGTCGTCTTCCGCACGCACGAAGGGAACAGGCCGGGCTCCAATGCCCAGTTCTACTCCAACGCCCGCACCCTGGCGCACTTCGCGCGCTGCGCCAAGGTCTACAAGGCCTGGGAGTTCTACCGGGCCCGGCTCgtgaaggaggcggcggagacggggctCCCCGTGGCGCGGCACATGTTCCTTTACTATCCCGAGGACCGCCGCGTGCAGGGGATGACGTGCCAGCAGTTCCTCGTGGGGACGGAGTTGCTGGTGGTGCCCGTGCTGGACAAGGGCAGGAGGACGGTGGCAGCGTACTTCCCGGCGTCGGACGGGGCGTCGTGGAGGCACGTGTGGACCGGCCAAGAGTTTGGTAACAACGGACATGGTGGTGTTGGGGCGGTGCACGGGTTCGAGGCCGAGGTCGGGGCCGAAGTGGGTTACCCGGCCGTGTTTGTCAGGGTCGGGTCGCCCGTTGGGGAAAGGTTTGTAAGCAATTTGAGAGATCTCAAGGTAGTTTAACCGCGGAGTGTAAAGTGAAAACATCGAATTTGAGCCCTGTCTTTGGCCGCCTCGATTGATTACACAATACCCTCCTTCTCCACCTGGACAAAGCTAACAACTACGGATATGAGAAAGAAGGCACCATTGTGGAATGAACAATTGGTAGAAGAGGATCAACGGGAGATTGTGTGACGGTGTTGATGAATGGCGGTGGTGGGGATATCGGCCATGGTACCGAGCAtcgggagagaagagaggggatAAAAGTTGGGAGTGCGCAAGGGGCAGAACAGAagagaggatttttttttttgacgaacaAGAGGATAGAATTATCAGAGTACACACTTCCCTACAATTTTCCCAAACAGAAATTTCTTCCCTAGTAAGCATACGAATTTTCCCAAACAGAATCTATGACTACCAAATTTAAAATAAGCATGGAACTTCCCTAcaattttcttcttcatttaaAACGATTGATCTAGGATTATAATCTATATACACACATGCGAATGAACAGGGAATGGTGGGAAGAAGATTGTCACAATTAATCGAAGGACAAAGAACAGAGTGATTTTTAAAGGAGAGAGAGCTAATCAATCAATTCCTaacgaagaagatggtgagCTCCGGGCCGGTGGCGGATCCCTCCGGGTTGTGCATGTAGTAGGTCTCGGCGTCCTTGGAGCCCACGACGCGGTCGAAGTTTGCGCGCATGTAGGTGAGCTCTCCGTTGGACTGGTCGGCCATGTCGTCCGGGAGCACGCCGGCGCCCATGGACGTGGCGTGCAGCATCCGCATGACCCGCTCGTCCGCCTCCGTGGGCTCCCTGCGCGACGCGCACCCGACGCTCTCGCCGTTCACCTCCGCCGCCCACGACGgctcctccagcagctgcctccgcggcgcctcctcgccgcccccggagtactgctgctgctgcttctgccgGTCGCACTCGAGCGTGACGCGCACCATGCCGGCGGCGCTGACGTCCTGGATGAACTTGGCCGTGGGCACGCCCAtgtccagcagcagcacggggGGGCTCCCGGGGCTGTCGTGGAAGGCGATGGTGATGCGGGACCTGCGGTGGCCGTAGAGCGTCCCCGTGGTGCGCGTGGAGCCGTGGAACTGGAAGTGGCTCCTGACGATGCTGCCGGGGAGGTGCGGCAGCGAGGGGAGGCCGCGGCAGGACGGCGCCGGGAGGAGCGGGAAGGAGCGGAACGCGGCGCGCACGGAGCGCATGAGCCTGGCCGGGCGCGACCGGTGGTGCCTGCCGCTCCCACCATTGGAGCTCGAGTGCGAGTGCTGcttctgcggcggcggcgggggaggcgggTACCGGCCGAAGATGGGGACGTTGTCGGCGGTGGCCGAGTCGGAGCGCTGGCTCGGGATGGACGTGGCGCCGAGGAAGCTGGCCGGCTCGGTGGGTCGTCGGGGAGGCTGTGTCATGTGGCGGTCGTCGGCGCTGCCGTgggcagcgcggcggcgggcgtcgTGCGGGGGGAGGGGATGTTGCGGGCTCCGTGGCGGCGATGGGCGCGGGCATGTGGGAGTCCGGAGGAGGAAAAGAGACGTGCGGTTGGGGAAGGGACGCCTTGAATAGCACGCGCGCGGGCGTTGGGCTCTGGCGCCAACGCCTGGTGCTGCTTGAAAACAGGAAGGGCGCTGCCTGTAAAACAGAGGAGCtgcagcggcatggacctggATCAGCACGACCAAGGAGTGCGCCGAGCTCGAGCTGGCCACGATATGGAGACGCCGGCTGAGGAACTCAGGTGAAGAGTTGGGCATGGGATGTTCAGGCGTTCGAGTcgtcttttttttcatctttgaTGAACTTGCTCcgatttattattattttggttATCTTCCTTGTCGGTTCGGTTGACATAAGATGTTCATTGATGAATTCTGTTCGATTATTATTATTCTCGTGAAATGAGCTGAATGTTTTCATCTCTTTGAAATTTTTTGAAGAATATTGCTCCGAATCGTGTTCCCTTTGCTAATCCTGTTTTGGACGCTGCGGTGTAGTGTTCTTAGGTTCTTTGGCAATGGTGTTTTGTTGCTCATGTACTTTTCCCTCATGTTGCTTGTTGCCTTCTTGTGATGTTACGTGGTTCAGTGTTGCGACTACCTTCTAATCTAAAGGTGGGAATTAGTTTGAGCCGACAATGTGACATGAGAGGCA
The Brachypodium distachyon strain Bd21 chromosome 2, Brachypodium_distachyon_v3.0, whole genome shotgun sequence genome window above contains:
- the LOC100830410 gene encoding uncharacterized protein LOC100830410 is translated as MASPAHPKTTKKHNARLNNPFPRAVPAAAFRQYGDAAPPLSFAPSSAKLAQAHDHPVGSRFRLRWDPSHGGAVSLAGIHVSSSVMWETIPGVAFVSAASAVTEADECRGSFALRDGRARLVPDRQTVDRIRALYRCDADLLRAAAFQASEETRFPVLLITGVVSARKAGPASSCCCGLRARIRAGQPIFSARYWFLLEEKNNTQVAFGVKIADYQWSCGHAADPSSPPPAGGSTARPQRTSLRLRLHLAGRVQRNSGRKKKLSSGFPVREEELSALLPRLKKEDEEEARAPEEFNRVFLTYASERDERFYGFGEQFSRMEFKGKRVPVLVQEQGIGRGDQPITFAANLLSYRSGGNWSTTYAPSPFYMTSKMRSLYLEGYDYSIFDLTKPDRVQIQVYGNSVRGRILQGHSPTELITSYTGSTGRPPVLPRWITSGAVVGMQGGTDAVRRVWSQLRDHDVPVSAFWLQDWVGQRKTAIGSQLWWNWEVDDDHYAGWNDLVRDLRRGGVRTMTYCNPCLVPMGGKANARRHLFEEAKELGILVRDESGGPYMMPNTAFDVAMLDFTNPSACAWFKGILRGMAESGVSGWMADFGEGLPLDARLHSGEDPVAAHNRYPELWARVNREFADEWKKNSSGDHGTASEEEEEEEEGLVFFVRAGFRESSRWAMLFWEGDQMVSWQANDGIKSSVVGLLSGGLSGIPLNHSDAGGYCTVDLPPFLRYRRGEELLMRWMELNAFTVVFRTHEGNRPGSNAQFYSNARTLAHFARCAKVYKAWEFYRARLVKEAAETGLPVARHMFLYYPEDRRVQGMTCQQFLVGTELLVVPVLDKGRRTVAAYFPASDGASWRHVWTGQEFGNNGHGGVGAVHGFEAEVGAEVGYPAVFVRVGSPVGERFVSNLRDLKVV
- the LOC100825806 gene encoding protein MIZU-KUSSEI 1; the protein is MKKKTTRTPEHPMPNSSPEFLSRRLHIVASSSSAHSLVVLIQVHAAAAPLFYRQRPSCFQAAPGVGARAQRPRACYSRRPFPNRTSLFLLRTPTCPRPSPPRSPQHPLPPHDARRRAAHGSADDRHMTQPPRRPTEPASFLGATSIPSQRSDSATADNVPIFGRYPPPPPPPQKQHSHSSSNGGSGRHHRSRPARLMRSVRAAFRSFPLLPAPSCRGLPSLPHLPGSIVRSHFQFHGSTRTTGTLYGHRRSRITIAFHDSPGSPPVLLLDMGVPTAKFIQDVSAAGMVRVTLECDRQKQQQQYSGGGEEAPRRQLLEEPSWAAEVNGESVGCASRREPTEADERVMRMLHATSMGAGVLPDDMADQSNGELTYMRANFDRVVGSKDAETYYMHNPEGSATGPELTIFFVRN